The genomic region GAGGTCACCGGTTCAAGTCCGGTCGTGGGCTCCATGCAATATTCGACATAGAGACATTTTATGATCGCTTCGGATCTTATCGTGGAGGATTTGTTTTATGGCCAAGAAAAAGTTTGAGCGGACCAAGCCGCACGTAAACGTGGGGACGATTGGTCACATAGACCACGGGAAGACGACGCTGAC from Candidatus Zymogenaceae bacterium harbors:
- a CDS encoding elongation factor Tu; this translates as MAKKKFERTKPHVNVGTIGHIDHGKTTLT